The Halorhabdus sp. BNX81 genome includes a region encoding these proteins:
- the engB gene encoding GTP-binding protein EngB, with protein MFETRPDRSAEVVLAGRSNVGKSTLMRELTGHTFDTGQRPGVTQEPNHYDWTSEDFVLTDLPGFGYMKGVPDEVREQIKTDVVRYVEANADAILVGVLVVDGKSVIDIIDRHSGPDEIPHDVELFHFLRDVGIPPVVAVNKMDKVDDRDERLNELCDRLGLHPPWKQWQGTIAPISAKRGSIGPLKEAVREHLHEAERDDLFQFF; from the coding sequence ATGTTCGAGACACGACCGGACCGGAGCGCGGAGGTCGTCCTCGCCGGACGGTCGAACGTGGGCAAGTCGACCCTCATGCGCGAGCTTACCGGCCACACCTTCGACACCGGGCAGCGCCCTGGGGTCACGCAGGAACCCAACCACTACGACTGGACGAGCGAGGACTTCGTGCTAACGGATCTGCCAGGATTCGGCTACATGAAAGGCGTCCCCGACGAGGTCCGCGAGCAGATCAAAACCGACGTCGTCCGATACGTCGAAGCCAACGCCGACGCGATCCTCGTCGGGGTCTTGGTCGTCGATGGCAAGAGCGTCATCGACATCATCGACCGTCACTCCGGTCCCGACGAGATTCCCCACGACGTGGAACTGTTTCACTTCCTGCGAGACGTTGGGATCCCGCCCGTGGTGGCCGTCAACAAGATGGACAAGGTCGACGACCGGGACGAACGCCTGAACGAACTGTGCGACCGGCTGGGGCTTCATCCCCCCTGGAAACAATGGCAGGGGACGATCGCCCCGATCAGCGCCAAACGCGGCTCGATCGGCCCCCTCAAAGAAGCTGTCCGGGAGCACCTACACGAGGCCGAGCGCGACGACCTCTTTCAGTTCTTCTGA
- a CDS encoding ATP-binding cassette domain-containing protein has product MSKDDSLLRTVGLTKHFGNIVAVEDVDFALRDGEVMAIVGDNGAGKSTLIKMLCGVHQPTSGEILIDDRTVEFEDYSDARERGIETVYQDLALAEQQTVAANVFLGHEPVRSDFLGKYFGVVDRKEMYDRARESLDRVQIPVDPGAKVQDLSGGQQQAVAVARALQSDPDILILDEPTSALSIEGARNVLQVIDELREQGLAIILISHNIRQVLTVADRISVLAQGRLMGVRDAESATRDEIIALMMGAKDEDAVAEFDIAASDEEAPV; this is encoded by the coding sequence ATGTCCAAAGACGATTCACTACTGCGCACTGTCGGGCTCACGAAACACTTCGGAAACATCGTCGCGGTCGAAGACGTGGACTTCGCTCTTCGTGACGGGGAAGTCATGGCGATCGTCGGCGACAACGGGGCCGGGAAGTCGACACTCATCAAGATGCTCTGTGGCGTCCACCAGCCGACGAGCGGTGAGATCCTGATCGACGACCGGACTGTCGAATTCGAGGACTACAGCGACGCCCGTGAGCGGGGGATCGAAACAGTCTATCAGGATCTGGCGCTGGCCGAACAACAGACAGTCGCCGCCAACGTGTTCCTGGGCCACGAGCCGGTTCGGTCGGACTTCCTCGGGAAATACTTCGGCGTCGTCGACAGGAAAGAGATGTATGACCGAGCCCGGGAGAGCCTCGACCGGGTACAAATTCCCGTCGATCCCGGCGCGAAAGTCCAAGACCTCTCCGGGGGCCAACAGCAGGCAGTCGCGGTCGCCCGTGCGCTGCAGTCCGATCCGGACATCCTCATTCTCGACGAACCGACCAGTGCCCTCTCGATCGAGGGGGCACGCAACGTCCTTCAGGTCATCGACGAACTCCGAGAGCAGGGTTTGGCGATCATCCTCATCAGTCACAACATCCGGCAAGTCCTCACCGTCGCCGACCGGATCTCCGTGCTCGCCCAGGGTCGGTTGATGGGCGTCCGTGACGCGGAGTCGGCGACACGCGACGAGATCATCGCCCTGATGATGGGCGCCAAAGACGAGGATGCCGTCGCGGAGTTCGATATCGCGGCGTCCGACGAGGAGGCCCCGGTATGA
- a CDS encoding ABC transporter permease, with protein sequence MSENPEETGSTDRTVSRETGSRLKGLLQRRQIGVLMGFLLLFGLIGVTQPDLFFNWGSFSGLVSRLLRQATPYVIIGIGMTYLMIGGEFDLSVGALYGVGGLTFAMLLTEYRLTVPAALVAVLLIGATVGLANGVIVTKIGIPSLITTIGMMSILRGVAYMLTAGGSQQLPDGLPDIDPFGVIELGWLDLFGGSIKVAGVEITYQVFWMLGLLIVFGLILQKTRFGHHVYATGDDESAADRSGIDTDRVKIATFVITGTVTAFAGVLAISYYGAMFGSAGRGFELLIIAAVVIGGTNLFGGEGSISGMFIGSLVIGVIPVLLVVNNMSVDIQETLTGVVIISAVMIDIFLRE encoded by the coding sequence ATGAGCGAGAACCCAGAGGAGACCGGCTCGACGGATAGAACCGTGAGTCGCGAAACCGGCTCACGGCTCAAGGGACTCCTCCAGCGCCGCCAGATCGGCGTCCTGATGGGCTTTCTTCTCCTGTTTGGACTCATCGGCGTGACGCAACCGGACCTGTTTTTCAACTGGGGGAGCTTTAGCGGGCTTGTCTCCCGCTTGCTGCGACAGGCGACCCCGTACGTGATCATCGGGATCGGGATGACCTACCTCATGATCGGTGGCGAGTTCGATCTCTCGGTCGGGGCACTGTACGGCGTGGGTGGATTGACCTTCGCGATGTTGCTCACCGAGTACCGATTGACGGTGCCGGCGGCACTGGTTGCCGTCCTCCTCATCGGCGCGACCGTCGGGCTGGCAAACGGCGTCATCGTGACCAAGATCGGTATCCCCTCGCTCATCACGACCATCGGGATGATGAGTATTCTCCGGGGGGTAGCCTACATGCTTACCGCCGGTGGCTCCCAACAACTCCCCGATGGCCTCCCGGATATCGATCCCTTCGGCGTGATTGAACTCGGGTGGCTCGACCTCTTTGGCGGCTCGATCAAGGTCGCCGGTGTCGAGATTACCTATCAGGTGTTCTGGATGCTCGGGTTGCTCATCGTCTTCGGATTGATCCTTCAGAAGACACGGTTTGGCCATCACGTCTATGCGACCGGTGACGACGAGTCCGCCGCGGACAGAAGCGGGATCGACACCGACCGTGTCAAGATCGCGACCTTCGTCATTACCGGCACCGTCACAGCCTTTGCCGGCGTGCTGGCGATATCCTACTACGGCGCAATGTTCGGGTCCGCTGGTCGGGGATTCGAGCTGTTGATCATCGCCGCCGTCGTCATCGGCGGGACGAACCTCTTTGGCGGCGAAGGCAGCATCTCCGGAATGTTCATCGGGTCGCTGGTGATCGGCGTCATCCCGGTCCTACTCGTCGTGAACAATATGTCGGTGGATATCCAAGAGACACTGACCGGTGTGGTCATTATCAGTGCCGTCATGATCGATATTTTCCTCCGGGAGTGA